One genomic window of Misgurnus anguillicaudatus chromosome 12, ASM2758022v2, whole genome shotgun sequence includes the following:
- the exosc8 gene encoding exosome complex component RRP43 produces the protein MVAHFRFIVLSLRHLVNIHSLCFHVVSLNIMAAGFKTAEPLEYHRSFLKENCRSDGRDLGEFRPTTLNINSINTADGSAMVKIGNTTVMCGIKAELAMPSSDSPNKGYIVPNVDLPPLCSSKFRPGPPGEQAQAASQFMADVIESSDLINMEDLCIEKGKLCWVLYCDIMCLDYDGNLLDSCIIALLAALKNAQLPEVTINKETDLAEVDIQTKKNLKINRHPVGSSFAVFDDTISIVDPTAEEENLSTALLTVVTDEEDRLCAVHKPGGTSLSAEKLQHCINRAVTRNKEIVKLLDKVTESVKVSK, from the exons ATGGTTGCACATTTTCGCTTTATAGTATTATCACTGCGGCATCTGGTAAATATCCACAGTCTTTGTTTTCACGTGGTGTCACTAAACATCATGGCGGCTGGTTtcaa AACCGCAGAGCCACTTGAATATCACAGGAGCTTTTTG AAAGAAAACTGTCGTTCAGATGGAAGGGACTTGGGAGAGTTTAGACCTACAACGTTGAACATTA ACTCCATAAATACTGCAGATGGATCAGCAATGGTTAAAATAGGAAACACGACAGTAATGTGCGGGATTAAAGCT GAATTAGCAATGCCCTCTTCTGATTCTCCAAATAAAGGATATATAG TCCCAAATGTAGATTTGCCACCTCTGTGCTCATCTAAATTCAGACCTGGTCCACCAGGAGAACAGGCTCAGGCAGCCAGTCAGTTTATGGCTGATGTCATTGAGAG TTCAGATTTAATAAACATGGAGGACTTGTGCATTGAAAAAGGAAAG CTTTGTTGGGTGTTGTACTGTGATATAATGTGTTTGGATTATGATGGGAACTTACTTGACAGCTGCATTATAGctctgcttgcagctttaaagaACG CACAACTCCCTGAAGTCACGATAAACAAAGAGACAGATTTAGCGGAAGTTGACATCCAGACAAAGAAAAATTTGAAGATCAACCGGCACCCTGTTGGCTCATCGTTTGCAGTTTTTGACGA TACCATCAGTATAGTAGACCCTACAGCCGAAGAGGAAAACTTGTCTACAGCGTTATTGACTGTAGTAACAGATGAAGAGGATCGACTGTGTGCCGTTCACAAACCAG GTGGGACTTCTTTATCAGCTGAAAAACTGCAGCACTGCATAAATCGCGCCGTAACCAGAAACAAAGAAATCGTCAAACTGCTGGACAAAGTGACCGAGAGCGTAAAGGTGTCCAAATAA